A stretch of Amycolatopsis balhimycina FH 1894 DNA encodes these proteins:
- a CDS encoding STAS domain-containing protein, with product MAEDGGGVLIEVVPTSAGDALILRLAGVVDPSARDRVEYLMLAATEAFSPLSLAVLDLSALELLGAAGARALACWVIACAERGVTVRLVVAPRSSAHRVLVVAGLDQRVTVFDDLEPALHRD from the coding sequence ATGGCTGAAGACGGCGGCGGTGTACTGATCGAAGTCGTGCCGACGTCGGCCGGCGACGCGCTGATCCTGCGGCTGGCCGGCGTCGTCGACCCTTCCGCCCGGGACCGGGTGGAGTACCTGATGCTGGCCGCGACGGAGGCATTTTCGCCGCTGTCCTTGGCGGTGCTGGATCTGTCCGCGCTCGAGCTGCTGGGAGCTGCCGGCGCGCGGGCCCTGGCCTGCTGGGTGATCGCCTGTGCCGAGCGTGGAGTCACGGTTCGCCTGGTCGTCGCGCCCAGGAGCAGTGCGCACCGGGTTCTCGTCGTCGCCGGGCTCGACCAGCGGGTGACCGTCTTCGACGATCTCGAGCCGGCGCTGCACCGGGACTGA
- a CDS encoding CheR family methyltransferase, with product MTEPGLEDDEFESVLAYLKESRGFDFTGYKRSSLRRRVQRRMTQVGVDNHADYIDQLQVNSDEFAALFNTILINVTGFFRDPDAWEFLREHVIPALLAERSPEEPIRVWSAGCAGGQEAYSLAIAFADAIGVDAFRQRVKIYATDVDEEALGQARHAAYTPAEVEGLPEAKLEEYFELQGSRYCFRKDLRRSVIFGRNDLVQDAPISRIDLLVCRNTLMYFNAETQTKILERFHFALAPRGLLFLGKAEMLLSHTRIFEPLDLKRRVFRKVAGTTAGYNHFVSTGLPSRRPTDMSGLEELRDSAFSASPVAQVVVTADEVVALVNQQAEIAFTLSDRDVGRTLWDLDVSYRPVALRAYVEQARLERRSLRIKDVEWRRAGETVWYEVHVNPLVNRDKSLLGVSVVFHDVSWARQLLTELEHSNRQLESAYEELQSTNEELETTNEELQSTVEELETTNEELQSTNEELETMNEELQSTNDELQTINDALRDRSLELDELNDFLESMLTSIQAGIVVVDAEMRIKAWNRGAEDLWGVRREEAEGAHLLNLDIGLPLAELRPVVRDALADPAFHTELVLNAINRRGRPAVVRLMCSSLRGMNGQSEGALLLMEETPQTP from the coding sequence GTGACGGAGCCCGGTCTGGAAGATGACGAGTTCGAGTCGGTGCTCGCCTACCTGAAGGAGTCACGGGGTTTCGACTTCACCGGCTACAAGCGCAGCAGCCTGCGCCGGCGGGTCCAGCGCCGGATGACCCAGGTCGGCGTCGACAACCACGCCGACTACATCGACCAGCTGCAGGTCAACTCGGACGAGTTCGCCGCCCTGTTCAACACCATCCTGATCAACGTCACCGGCTTCTTCCGCGACCCCGACGCGTGGGAGTTCCTGCGCGAGCACGTCATCCCGGCGCTGCTGGCCGAGCGCAGCCCCGAGGAGCCCATCCGGGTGTGGAGTGCCGGCTGCGCGGGAGGCCAGGAGGCCTACAGCCTCGCCATCGCGTTCGCCGACGCGATCGGCGTCGACGCGTTCCGGCAGCGCGTCAAGATTTACGCCACCGACGTCGACGAGGAGGCCCTCGGCCAGGCGCGGCACGCCGCGTACACCCCCGCCGAAGTCGAGGGCCTGCCCGAGGCGAAACTCGAGGAGTACTTCGAGCTGCAGGGCAGCCGGTACTGCTTCCGGAAGGACCTGCGCCGGTCGGTCATCTTCGGCCGCAACGATCTGGTGCAGGACGCCCCGATCTCGCGGATCGACCTGCTCGTCTGCCGCAACACGCTGATGTACTTCAACGCCGAGACGCAGACGAAGATCCTCGAACGGTTCCACTTCGCGCTGGCGCCCCGCGGCCTGCTTTTCCTGGGCAAGGCCGAGATGCTGCTCAGCCACACCCGCATCTTCGAACCGCTGGACCTCAAGCGGCGGGTGTTCCGCAAGGTCGCCGGCACGACGGCCGGGTACAACCACTTCGTGTCCACCGGGCTGCCCAGCCGGCGGCCCACCGACATGTCGGGGTTGGAGGAACTGCGGGACAGTGCGTTCTCGGCGAGCCCGGTCGCCCAGGTGGTGGTCACCGCCGACGAGGTGGTCGCCCTGGTCAACCAGCAGGCCGAGATCGCGTTCACCCTCTCCGACCGGGACGTCGGCCGCACCCTGTGGGATCTCGACGTCTCCTACCGCCCGGTCGCCCTGCGCGCGTACGTCGAGCAGGCGCGGCTCGAACGGCGCTCGCTGCGGATCAAGGACGTCGAATGGCGCCGCGCCGGCGAGACCGTGTGGTACGAAGTCCACGTCAATCCGCTGGTGAACCGGGACAAGAGCCTCCTCGGGGTCTCCGTGGTGTTCCACGACGTGAGCTGGGCGCGGCAGCTGCTGACCGAGCTCGAGCACAGCAACCGCCAGCTCGAGTCGGCCTACGAGGAGCTGCAGTCGACCAACGAAGAGCTCGAGACCACGAACGAGGAGCTCCAGTCCACTGTGGAGGAGCTGGAGACGACCAACGAAGAGCTCCAGTCCACCAACGAAGAGCTCGAGACGATGAACGAAGAGCTCCAGTCGACCAATGACGAGCTCCAGACCATCAACGACGCGCTGCGCGACCGCAGTCTCGAGCTCGACGAGCTGAACGACTTCCTCGAGTCCATGCTGACGTCGATCCAGGCCGGAATCGTCGTCGTCGACGCCGAGATGCGGATCAAGGCCTGGAACCGCGGCGCGGAGGACCTGTGGGGTGTGCGGCGCGAGGAGGCCGAAGGCGCCCACCTGCTCAACCTCGACATCGGGCTGCCGCTCGCCGAGCTGCGCCCGGTGGTGCGGGACGCGCTCGCCGACCCGGCCTTCCACACCGAACTGGTCCTCAACGCGATCAACCGCCGGGGCCGGCCCGCGGTGGTCCGGCTCATGTGCAGCTCCCTGCGCGGCATGAACGGCCAGAGCGAGGGCGCCCTCCTGCTGATGGAGGAAACGCCGCAGACCCCCTGA
- a CDS encoding chemotaxis protein CheB — translation MAVQRDVVVIGASAGGVEALGRVVRQLPADFPAAVLVVLHLAPGAPTALPEILGRAGRLRAVAAADGAPLAPGTIYVAPPDRHLLLDDGTVTLTRGPTENGHRPAVNATFRSAALAAGPRVVGVVLSGTLHDGAGGLCTVVERGGLAVVQDPADALYPGMPESALARVRTEHVYPAEMLGKVLDQLVRQRVEPVAVPPPSPALLLDDRIARDGVGRSPLSEHAPASGYTCPDCHGALLENGDEPGHYRCRIGHAWTAEALLAARGAEFERALWTAVRSLEERGEIAERMKLDAEARGHAHIVRRYTGTARECSAAAGTLRRFLQSLRPDTGAER, via the coding sequence GTGGCCGTCCAGCGTGACGTGGTGGTGATCGGCGCCTCAGCGGGCGGGGTGGAAGCCCTGGGCAGGGTCGTCCGGCAGCTGCCCGCCGACTTTCCCGCCGCCGTTCTCGTGGTGCTGCACCTGGCCCCGGGCGCGCCCACCGCCCTGCCGGAGATTCTCGGCCGGGCAGGCCGCCTGCGCGCGGTGGCGGCCGCGGACGGCGCGCCGCTGGCCCCTGGCACCATCTACGTGGCGCCACCCGACCGCCACCTGCTGCTCGATGACGGCACAGTGACCTTGACGCGCGGCCCGACCGAGAACGGACACCGCCCGGCGGTCAACGCCACCTTCCGTTCGGCCGCGCTCGCGGCCGGCCCGCGGGTGGTCGGCGTGGTGCTTTCGGGGACCCTGCACGACGGGGCCGGCGGCCTGTGCACGGTCGTCGAACGCGGTGGCCTCGCCGTCGTCCAGGACCCGGCGGACGCGCTCTATCCGGGCATGCCGGAAAGCGCGCTGGCCCGCGTCCGGACCGAGCACGTGTACCCGGCCGAGATGCTCGGCAAGGTCCTCGACCAGCTCGTGCGGCAGCGGGTGGAACCGGTCGCGGTACCACCGCCCTCGCCGGCCTTGCTCCTCGATGACCGGATCGCGCGGGACGGAGTCGGGCGGAGCCCGCTGTCGGAGCACGCGCCCGCTTCGGGATACACCTGCCCGGACTGCCACGGAGCGCTTCTCGAAAACGGCGACGAGCCGGGGCACTACCGCTGCCGTATCGGCCACGCCTGGACGGCCGAAGCCCTGCTCGCGGCGCGCGGCGCCGAGTTCGAACGAGCCCTGTGGACGGCAGTGCGCTCGCTCGAGGAAAGGGGCGAGATCGCCGAGCGGATGAAGCTGGACGCCGAAGCCCGCGGGCACGCCCACATCGTCCGCCGCTACACCGGCACCGCGCGGGAATGCTCAGCCGCCGCTGGGACTCTTCGCCGGTTCCTGCAGTCGCTCCGTCCCGATACGGGAGCGGAGCGATGA
- a CDS encoding STAS domain-containing protein: MASRESFRQAAAKILSVKRAEVRPDLLVISAAGEIDALSVRLLQHATWQDLAPVTVLDLSRVTFLGAVGMRALGQVAQRAHVEGRRLCFVIPAHPVSVVLLTFWTDARVFLYPTLAEALEANPARPD, from the coding sequence ATGGCCTCGCGCGAAAGCTTCCGGCAGGCGGCGGCGAAGATTCTGTCGGTCAAGCGGGCCGAGGTGCGGCCGGATCTGCTGGTCATCAGCGCCGCAGGCGAGATCGATGCCTTGTCGGTGCGGTTGCTGCAGCATGCCACGTGGCAAGATCTGGCCCCGGTCACCGTGCTGGACCTGTCCCGGGTGACCTTCCTCGGCGCGGTCGGCATGCGGGCGCTGGGACAGGTGGCGCAGCGCGCCCACGTCGAGGGACGGCGGCTCTGCTTCGTCATCCCGGCTCATCCGGTGTCGGTGGTGCTGCTGACGTTCTGGACCGACGCCCGCGTCTTCCTCTACCCGACACTGGCCGAAGCGCTGGAGGCGAACCCGGCCCGACCGGACTGA
- a CDS encoding GAF domain-containing protein translates to MTSNFPQAGEPPGDALMIEELTAQQLAAVFARMSGLLLSSEKVDTALKLITALAVEMVPGTTGAGISLMDRHGRRVTAAATDEVVERADRLQYQLGHGPCLTAWAERAVVRVDDLAQDERWPAWSRPAAELGLRSALSAPLVAGPEPLGALKVYAVPPHSYGEREEHLLTMFAAQAAMLISNTRTAQDAERASSQVAEALRGREVVKLAKGIIMARERVDERAALLTLAQLAERERTTLRHTAERLAQSTVRRLR, encoded by the coding sequence ATGACCTCGAACTTTCCGCAGGCGGGTGAGCCGCCGGGCGACGCGCTGATGATCGAAGAGCTGACCGCGCAGCAGCTGGCGGCTGTCTTCGCGCGCATGTCCGGCTTGCTGCTGTCGTCCGAGAAGGTGGACACGGCTCTGAAACTGATCACCGCGCTGGCGGTCGAGATGGTGCCGGGAACGACCGGAGCGGGGATCAGCCTGATGGACCGCCACGGGCGGCGGGTGACCGCGGCGGCCACGGACGAGGTGGTCGAGCGGGCCGACCGGTTGCAGTACCAGCTGGGCCACGGCCCGTGCCTGACCGCCTGGGCGGAACGGGCGGTCGTCAGAGTCGACGATCTCGCGCAGGACGAGCGGTGGCCGGCCTGGTCACGGCCGGCCGCCGAGCTGGGGCTGCGGTCGGCGTTGAGCGCGCCGCTGGTGGCCGGGCCCGAACCGCTCGGCGCGCTGAAGGTCTACGCCGTTCCGCCGCATTCCTATGGCGAGCGGGAGGAACACCTCCTCACCATGTTCGCAGCCCAAGCGGCCATGCTGATCAGCAACACGCGGACCGCGCAGGACGCCGAGCGCGCCAGCTCCCAGGTCGCCGAGGCGCTGCGCGGCCGCGAGGTGGTCAAGCTGGCCAAGGGCATCATCATGGCTCGTGAACGCGTCGACGAACGGGCAGCGTTGCTGACGCTGGCGCAGCTGGCCGAACGAGAGCGCACCACCCTCCGCCACACCGCCGAGCGGCTGGCCCAGTCCACCGTGCGGCGGCTGCGATGA
- a CDS encoding ATP-binding protein has protein sequence MSSESGASSAFTIERGTPPPFGALRRWIARVLPPLGANHLWAVQLVVTELATNAYEHGAGPVRVTWSVTDRPCSVLLEVQDDGEDRPVAGPPASVRPRGRGLVLVGDLSREWGVRPEERGKTVWARIDCGAPMIDACSARAEPIIMDPEPC, from the coding sequence ATGTCCTCCGAATCGGGCGCGTCGTCCGCGTTCACGATCGAGCGCGGGACGCCGCCGCCGTTCGGCGCGTTGCGGAGGTGGATTGCCCGCGTGCTGCCGCCGCTCGGCGCCAACCACCTCTGGGCGGTGCAGCTGGTGGTCACCGAGCTCGCCACGAACGCCTACGAGCACGGCGCCGGCCCGGTCAGGGTCACCTGGTCCGTCACGGACCGGCCGTGCTCGGTCCTGCTGGAAGTCCAGGACGACGGCGAAGACCGCCCGGTGGCCGGGCCGCCGGCTTCGGTTCGTCCCCGGGGCCGGGGACTGGTGCTGGTCGGGGACCTCTCGCGGGAATGGGGCGTCCGGCCCGAGGAACGCGGGAAGACGGTGTGGGCCAGGATCGATTGCGGAGCCCCGATGATCGACGCCTGCTCGGCGCGCGCTGAGCCGATCATCATGGATCCGGAACCGTGCTGA
- a CDS encoding ANTAR domain-containing protein — protein MSAGADVVAVDAEQALILRVSGTLEAETAQATLTKLLDATVTLPPPHLVVLDLRDVDHLSAAGVRALGEFAVRRAQDGVHAAVLLDPDALNARILHSSLPAGTLPVHASVEEALADAPAPGGERHLGDQLAELTRILLDATSVSRALQHVVAATTVVVPHARLVSITLRDPGGRYFTPVEVPDIAADLDDVQYRTGSGPCLDAAHPDGPAYSLDQDLAQTSAWPQFAAVATAHGLGAVLSTALLPARRAGLSGALNVYAHRGGITETDRHRALLLATHASLALQHVRGAEIADLERTHLRRAIASRDVIGQAKGILMARQGIDADAAFRLLRRTSQDLNVKLADIAATLVRNHTALTTAEGE, from the coding sequence ATGAGTGCCGGAGCCGACGTCGTGGCGGTGGACGCCGAGCAGGCCCTCATCCTGCGGGTGAGCGGGACGCTCGAAGCTGAAACGGCACAAGCGACACTGACCAAACTGCTCGACGCGACCGTCACCCTCCCACCCCCGCACCTCGTGGTGCTCGACCTGCGCGACGTCGACCACCTCTCCGCCGCCGGAGTCCGGGCGCTCGGCGAATTCGCGGTGCGCCGCGCACAGGACGGCGTCCACGCGGCGGTCCTGCTCGACCCGGACGCGCTCAACGCCCGGATCCTGCACAGCAGCCTGCCCGCCGGCACCCTGCCGGTGCACGCCAGCGTGGAGGAGGCGCTCGCCGACGCCCCGGCGCCGGGCGGTGAACGGCACCTCGGTGACCAGCTGGCGGAGCTCACCCGGATCCTGCTCGACGCCACCAGCGTCAGCCGGGCCCTGCAGCACGTGGTCGCCGCGACGACGGTCGTCGTCCCGCACGCCCGGCTGGTCAGCATCACCCTGCGCGACCCCGGCGGCCGCTACTTCACCCCGGTCGAAGTCCCCGACATCGCCGCCGACCTCGACGACGTCCAGTACCGCACCGGATCGGGGCCCTGCCTGGACGCCGCCCACCCCGACGGCCCCGCCTACTCCCTCGACCAGGACCTCGCCCAGACCTCCGCCTGGCCCCAATTCGCCGCCGTCGCCACCGCCCACGGCCTCGGCGCCGTCCTCTCCACCGCCCTGTTGCCAGCCCGGCGCGCCGGGCTCAGCGGCGCCCTCAACGTCTACGCCCACCGCGGCGGCATCACCGAAACCGACCGCCATCGCGCCCTGCTCCTGGCCACCCACGCCTCACTGGCCCTCCAGCACGTCCGCGGCGCCGAGATCGCCGATCTCGAACGCACCCACCTCCGCCGCGCGATCGCCTCCCGCGACGTGATCGGGCAAGCCAAAGGGATCCTGATGGCGCGTCAGGGCATCGACGCCGACGCCGCCTTCCGCCTGCTGCGCCGCACCTCCCAGGACCTCAACGTCAAACTGGCCGACATCGCGGCCACCCTCGTCCGCAACCACACCGCGCTGACAACCGCCGAAGGCGAGTGA
- a CDS encoding ANTAR domain-containing protein, with product MSAATKGAERARARGETAGERVRELAARRAALAARARAGVDRAAAARAAEHAKAALVRAAGARESLRQSFLRSAEAHERAARALERRAPERGTAAGLTDRRHAAEHRAAAEADRRQAAECATPPQPSDAATGLRSARREVLSHRLDHAARHADPSMGYASAMAVTVTRILRGVDAVVITVRGGGLAQHELAATDRWGHQVEELQYTTGEGPSVTAFTTGEPVAVTDLTEHGEDWPGFVDAAAGYGLGAAFAFPLAASTATLGTLTLYRREPGTPSTSFADIRDLAELLAAALLADGELADRISSSLAYEDVNMAAGLLSVQQAISIEEAMARLRAMAFADGRPLTETAREVVTRHLNRHHDRPGE from the coding sequence GTGAGTGCGGCGACGAAGGGCGCGGAGCGTGCCCGTGCGCGGGGCGAGACGGCGGGTGAGCGTGTCCGCGAGCTGGCTGCCCGTCGAGCTGCCTTGGCGGCCCGTGCTCGTGCGGGAGTGGATCGGGCCGCTGCGGCTCGGGCCGCCGAACACGCAAAGGCCGCTCTCGTGCGCGCGGCCGGCGCCAGGGAGAGCCTCCGGCAGAGTTTCCTGCGCTCGGCCGAAGCGCACGAGCGCGCGGCACGGGCACTCGAGCGGCGGGCGCCCGAACGCGGCACTGCGGCCGGGCTCACGGACCGGCGTCACGCTGCCGAACACCGCGCCGCTGCCGAGGCGGACCGGCGGCAAGCCGCAGAATGCGCGACACCGCCGCAACCGTCGGACGCAGCGACCGGCCTACGATCGGCTCGGCGCGAGGTGCTGTCGCACCGCCTCGACCACGCCGCGCGCCATGCCGACCCGTCGATGGGCTACGCGTCGGCAATGGCGGTAACGGTGACGCGGATACTGCGCGGCGTCGACGCGGTGGTGATCACCGTCCGGGGCGGCGGGCTGGCCCAGCACGAACTCGCGGCCACCGACCGCTGGGGACACCAAGTCGAGGAGCTGCAGTACACCACGGGCGAAGGACCGTCGGTCACCGCGTTCACCACTGGTGAGCCGGTCGCCGTCACCGACCTGACCGAGCACGGCGAGGACTGGCCCGGATTCGTCGACGCCGCGGCCGGCTATGGCCTCGGTGCGGCGTTCGCGTTCCCGCTGGCCGCAAGCACCGCCACGCTCGGCACGCTGACTCTCTACCGGCGCGAGCCCGGAACGCCCTCGACCAGCTTCGCCGACATCCGCGACCTGGCCGAGCTGCTCGCGGCCGCGTTGCTGGCCGACGGTGAGCTGGCGGATCGGATCAGCAGCTCCCTGGCTTACGAGGACGTCAACATGGCAGCCGGTCTCCTGTCGGTTCAACAGGCGATCAGTATCGAGGAGGCCATGGCCCGATTGCGGGCGATGGCGTTCGCGGACGGCCGGCCGCTGACCGAGACCGCCCGCGAGGTCGTGACCCGCCACCTGAATCGGCACCATGATCGACCCGGTGAGTGA
- a CDS encoding PP2C family protein-serine/threonine phosphatase — protein MKNDHSQDRAVEQQRTLALAFKRAELSVEDLWLRYFGVGGESGFIDIDAYLHGLADLPPLERDTLALAVNERLDELTWAHRAGFSRQIRDSVPRSAPFAALVRLLEDTELAPPDRLPAAVAAAATALGVRIGVYLVDYGQRCLHLVPEAPPGLPASRRATLEVDTTLAGRAFRQIQILPSEAPGRPRLWVPLLDGAERLGVLDVEVAEVDDLYDPGLRVQCRWLSMLLGHMVTLLSQYGDELDRVRLRTRRTVAAELVWSLLPPLTAGVDSFVVTGVVEPRDSVSGDAFDYALSETTASLMVLDAIGHDLRSGLIAAAALSAYRSARHAGHGLSEQARMIGETISGHFGDATFATAVLVELDLTTGRLRYINAGHPRPLVMRAGKIVKPLTAGRCLPLGLGLGDLQVGEETLEPEDWLVLYTDGITEARDHTGEFFGEPRLLDFLRREAASGNPPPETARRLTKAVLHHQNGTLQDDATVLLARWTRPSDVTP, from the coding sequence GTGAAGAATGATCATTCCCAGGACCGCGCGGTCGAGCAGCAGCGCACTCTGGCGCTGGCGTTCAAGCGTGCCGAGCTGTCCGTCGAGGACCTGTGGCTGCGCTACTTCGGAGTCGGCGGTGAATCCGGGTTCATCGACATCGACGCGTACCTGCACGGACTGGCCGACCTGCCGCCGCTGGAACGCGACACCCTGGCCCTGGCCGTCAACGAACGGCTGGACGAGCTGACTTGGGCACACCGGGCCGGGTTCAGCCGGCAGATCCGCGACAGCGTCCCGAGAAGCGCGCCGTTCGCCGCCCTGGTGCGGCTGTTGGAAGATACCGAGCTGGCCCCACCGGACCGGCTGCCGGCGGCCGTGGCCGCCGCCGCCACCGCGCTCGGCGTGCGGATCGGCGTCTACCTCGTCGACTACGGCCAACGGTGCCTCCACCTCGTCCCGGAAGCTCCGCCCGGTCTGCCGGCGTCGCGACGGGCCACGCTGGAGGTCGACACCACACTTGCGGGACGGGCGTTCCGCCAGATCCAGATCCTCCCGTCGGAGGCACCTGGCCGGCCTCGCTTGTGGGTGCCGCTGCTGGACGGGGCGGAACGTCTCGGCGTCCTCGACGTCGAGGTGGCCGAGGTGGACGACCTCTACGACCCGGGGCTGCGGGTTCAGTGCCGGTGGCTGTCCATGCTGCTCGGGCACATGGTGACCCTGCTGTCGCAGTACGGGGACGAGCTGGACCGCGTCCGGCTGCGAACCCGCCGGACGGTCGCCGCCGAACTGGTGTGGTCGTTGTTGCCACCGTTGACCGCCGGGGTGGACAGCTTCGTCGTGACGGGTGTCGTCGAACCGCGGGACAGCGTCAGCGGCGACGCCTTCGACTACGCGCTGTCCGAGACCACCGCGAGCCTGATGGTGCTGGACGCGATCGGTCACGACCTGCGCAGCGGCCTGATCGCCGCCGCAGCATTGTCCGCTTATCGCAGTGCACGCCACGCCGGCCACGGCCTGTCCGAACAAGCCCGGATGATCGGCGAAACGATCAGCGGCCACTTCGGCGACGCCACGTTCGCGACCGCCGTGCTCGTCGAACTCGACCTCACCACGGGGCGCTTGCGCTACATCAACGCCGGCCACCCCCGTCCGTTGGTCATGCGCGCCGGGAAGATCGTCAAGCCCCTCACCGCCGGCCGATGCCTTCCGCTCGGCCTCGGTCTGGGCGACCTGCAAGTCGGCGAGGAGACCCTCGAACCGGAGGACTGGCTGGTGCTCTACACCGACGGCATCACCGAAGCCCGCGACCACACCGGCGAATTCTTCGGCGAACCGCGGCTCCTGGACTTCCTGCGGCGTGAAGCCGCCTCGGGCAACCCGCCACCCGAAACCGCCCGACGGCTCACGAAAGCCGTCCTCCACCACCAGAACGGCACGCTGCAGGACGACGCCACCGTCCTGCTCGCCCGCTGGACACGCCCCTCCGACGTCACCCCCTGA
- a CDS encoding DUF3099 domain-containing protein: MTTTRAPVLITGAARSYDDQLAARKRKYLLMMSCRIPCLVLAGIFHGTWWLALAVLAVSVPLPWMAVLIANDRPPRKREEISRLDRDPEEWERRPHPVFEAG, from the coding sequence ATGACCACGACCCGTGCGCCGGTACTGATCACCGGAGCCGCACGCTCGTACGACGACCAGCTTGCCGCACGAAAGCGGAAATACCTCCTGATGATGTCGTGCCGGATCCCGTGCCTGGTGCTCGCCGGGATCTTCCACGGCACCTGGTGGCTTGCGCTGGCGGTGCTGGCCGTCTCCGTGCCTCTCCCGTGGATGGCGGTGCTGATCGCCAACGACCGGCCGCCGCGCAAGCGGGAAGAGATCAGCAGGCTCGACCGCGACCCGGAGGAATGGGAAAGACGCCCGCATCCGGTCTTCGAGGCCGGCTGA
- a CDS encoding ATP-binding protein, whose translation MTGVRLVPEFRTTSTVVTVTGVLTLATYPRLRDGVLKFATDAPGCLIADIRGLDVTDAKLLSVFSAIATRISDWPGVSFALVSDRAGHRAGLKEQAVDRFVAVHPGVATAEAARDRVPRRRAVRQLAPSVAASRAARRFVGEVCAEWAVPGYAADAKLIATELVENAVQHTESSPLLRLELRRGVFSVAVSDDDPRPAVLRERLGALEPGLGLRLVAQTARIWGCSRSWGGGKVVWAVLARHAGGRGGG comes from the coding sequence ATGACCGGCGTGCGGCTCGTCCCGGAGTTCCGGACCACGTCGACGGTGGTGACCGTGACCGGCGTGTTGACGCTGGCGACCTATCCCCGGCTGCGGGACGGCGTCCTGAAGTTCGCCACGGATGCCCCCGGATGCCTGATCGCCGACATCCGCGGTCTCGACGTCACGGACGCCAAGCTGCTGAGCGTGTTCTCCGCGATCGCCACGCGGATCAGCGACTGGCCGGGTGTCTCCTTCGCCCTGGTTTCCGACCGTGCCGGCCACCGGGCCGGGCTGAAGGAGCAGGCGGTCGACCGGTTCGTCGCCGTGCACCCCGGCGTGGCCACCGCCGAAGCGGCTCGCGACCGGGTGCCGCGCCGCCGGGCCGTGCGGCAGCTGGCTCCCTCGGTGGCCGCCTCGAGGGCGGCACGGCGGTTCGTCGGCGAGGTCTGCGCGGAGTGGGCGGTGCCCGGGTACGCCGCGGACGCCAAGCTGATCGCGACCGAACTGGTCGAGAACGCCGTCCAGCACACGGAGTCGTCCCCGCTGCTGCGGCTGGAGCTGCGCCGCGGCGTGTTCAGCGTGGCGGTGAGCGACGACGACCCGCGACCCGCCGTGCTGCGCGAACGCCTCGGGGCACTCGAACCGGGCCTCGGCCTCCGGCTGGTCGCCCAGACGGCGCGGATCTGGGGCTGCAGCCGGTCATGGGGTGGCGGTAAAGTCGTGTGGGCCGTGTTGGCCCGGCACGCCGGGGGGCGCGGCGGCGGGTAA
- a CDS encoding GAF and ANTAR domain-containing protein has translation MPQIPPSEEDWDEDRERFTADAQHATVTGGKPVRDHGFRLGPLAQQFATLTYSLLDATTTGDVLQQVADTTLQVVPGADLVSVTLRFPDGAFHTPVQTDPAAADLDQVQYELREGPCLDASEPSGPAFAASADLAVEGRWPRFGAAAAERGFHAVLSTALLPDARPPRLSGALNIYSRQPGGLGEADRAIALLLATHASLALAHATAVGQEQLTSEQLHRAIDSRDVIGQAKGILMSRRGLSPEEAFDLLRRTSQELNVKLVRLAETLVTRHTEIDLPQAGTPPPG, from the coding sequence GTGCCGCAAATACCGCCCAGTGAAGAAGACTGGGATGAGGACAGAGAACGCTTCACCGCCGACGCGCAGCACGCGACCGTCACCGGCGGAAAGCCGGTACGGGACCACGGGTTCCGGCTGGGACCCCTGGCGCAGCAGTTCGCCACCCTCACCTATTCGCTCCTCGACGCCACGACCACGGGCGACGTGCTGCAACAGGTCGCCGACACGACACTGCAGGTCGTTCCCGGCGCCGACCTGGTCAGCGTCACCCTGCGGTTCCCGGATGGCGCTTTCCACACGCCCGTCCAGACCGATCCGGCCGCCGCCGACCTCGACCAGGTGCAATACGAACTGCGCGAAGGACCATGCCTGGACGCGTCCGAGCCGAGCGGCCCGGCGTTCGCGGCCAGCGCCGACCTGGCCGTCGAAGGTCGCTGGCCTCGATTCGGCGCCGCTGCCGCCGAACGGGGGTTCCATGCCGTGCTCTCCACCGCGCTGCTGCCCGACGCGCGACCACCCCGGCTGTCCGGAGCGCTCAACATCTACTCCCGGCAGCCCGGCGGGCTGGGCGAGGCCGACCGGGCGATCGCGCTGCTGTTGGCCACCCACGCCTCCCTGGCCCTCGCGCACGCGACGGCCGTCGGCCAAGAACAGCTGACCTCCGAGCAGCTGCACCGGGCGATCGACTCCCGCGACGTCATCGGACAAGCCAAAGGCATCCTCATGAGCCGCCGCGGCCTCAGCCCGGAAGAAGCGTTCGACCTGCTCCGGCGAACCTCGCAGGAGCTCAACGTCAAACTCGTCCGGCTGGCCGAAACGCTGGTGACCCGCCACACCGAAATCGACCTGCCGCAGGCCGGCACTCCACCACCCGGCTGA